Proteins encoded by one window of Blautia faecicola:
- a CDS encoding MFS transporter: MYTLLLLLIYLAFISLGLPDSLLGSAWSVMHKAFQVPLSYAGLVTMIISGGTICSSLMSERLTKKFGTQIVTVFSVMLTAIALFGFSTASAFWMLCLWAIPYGLGAGAIDAALNNYVALHYNSRHMSWLHCFWGLGTIISPYVMSYALTTSVWQNGYRMVSFIQIGITLILFVTLPIWKVNKKETAQEEKAEEEMVGIKGALKIKGVPNLLLGFFSYCALESAVILWGSSYLVGAKGISAERAAAFASLFCIGITLGRFLAGFITEKMGDHKMIRLGIAIILVGCIGMLLPVSIDEFALFGLVIMGLGCAPIYPSIIHATPSNFGEKNSQAIIGIQMASAYALCVRIVVSER; this comes from the coding sequence ATGTATACACTATTACTACTGTTGATTTATCTGGCATTTATCAGTCTCGGACTGCCAGATTCCCTTCTGGGTTCTGCCTGGTCGGTGATGCACAAGGCTTTTCAGGTTCCGCTGTCTTATGCGGGTCTGGTAACTATGATTATTTCCGGAGGAACTATCTGTTCCAGTTTGATGTCTGAGCGTCTGACAAAGAAATTCGGTACACAGATTGTAACTGTGTTCAGCGTGATGCTTACTGCAATCGCATTATTCGGATTTTCAACGGCAAGCGCCTTCTGGATGCTCTGTCTATGGGCCATTCCCTATGGACTGGGTGCGGGAGCGATTGATGCTGCACTGAACAACTATGTAGCGCTTCATTATAACTCCAGGCATATGAGCTGGCTGCATTGTTTCTGGGGACTGGGAACCATTATCAGTCCGTATGTGATGAGTTATGCACTGACCACATCGGTGTGGCAGAACGGATATCGCATGGTATCTTTCATCCAGATCGGAATAACATTGATTCTTTTCGTGACACTGCCGATATGGAAGGTGAATAAAAAAGAAACTGCGCAGGAAGAAAAGGCAGAAGAAGAGATGGTAGGAATCAAAGGTGCACTGAAGATCAAAGGCGTTCCGAATCTTCTTCTTGGATTTTTCTCCTATTGTGCACTGGAATCAGCAGTGATTCTGTGGGGAAGCAGCTATCTGGTAGGAGCAAAGGGAATCTCTGCGGAACGTGCAGCAGCCTTTGCGTCCCTGTTTTGCATCGGTATCACACTTGGAAGATTTCTGGCAGGCTTTATTACAGAAAAAATGGGAGACCACAAGATGATTCGTCTGGGCATCGCTATCATTCTTGTTGGATGTATCGGTATGTTGTTACCGGTATCCATCGATGAATTTGCACTGTTTGGTCTGGTTATTATGGGACTTGGCTGTGCACCGATTTATCCATCTATCATCCATGCAACACCGTCCAATTTCGGAGAGAAGAACTCCCAGGCGATCATCGGTATCCAGATGGCAAGTGCTTATGCCCTGTGTGTTAGGATAGTTGTCAGTGAAAGATAA
- the lpdD gene encoding prenylated flavin chaperone LpdD has product MDGIIELTEKIFTVQREVCGYMLQVSAKKLGQDLLVSVEGGQKPHIGCVIQSVPRTSLTGDGSYSATSSVLNLTGHKDEYLCRKLSEQICAACKTTVVCTGGVHIDQITKDEIQEIMRTVEEMGNIVIRHIKKRNEDSK; this is encoded by the coding sequence ATGGACGGGATTATAGAACTCACAGAAAAAATTTTTACAGTCCAACGTGAAGTATGCGGATATATGCTGCAGGTCAGTGCAAAGAAACTAGGGCAGGATCTTCTGGTAAGTGTGGAAGGCGGGCAGAAACCGCATATTGGCTGCGTGATCCAGTCTGTTCCACGCACCTCCCTGACAGGCGATGGTAGTTACAGTGCCACGTCTTCCGTACTGAATCTGACCGGACACAAAGATGAGTATCTGTGCCGGAAACTTTCCGAGCAGATCTGTGCCGCATGCAAGACTACAGTGGTATGTACCGGAGGTGTGCATATTGATCAGATTACAAAAGACGAGATTCAAGAAATTATGCGAACCGTAGAAGAAATGGGAAATATTGTCATTCGACACATTAAGAAACGGAATGAGGATTCTAAATAA
- a CDS encoding UbiX family flavin prenyltransferase → MKKRIIVGATGASGQPLLIKCLEIIRESEEFESYLIMTESARLTLESETTWKVEEVEALADHVLKPEEIGAGPASGSFQTAGMVIVPCSMKTIAGIHSGYAENLLLRAADVTIKEQRPLVLAAREAPLSPIHLRNLQELSMMPGVRIIPPMMTFYHCPESIDEMVYHLAAKLLEPFGIEAKEYRRWTGL, encoded by the coding sequence ATGAAAAAGCGAATCATCGTAGGCGCTACCGGAGCCAGCGGTCAGCCGCTACTGATCAAATGTCTGGAAATTATCCGGGAATCGGAAGAATTTGAATCGTATCTGATCATGACAGAAAGTGCGCGTCTGACGCTGGAATCAGAAACAACGTGGAAAGTAGAAGAAGTGGAAGCGCTGGCGGATCATGTGTTAAAACCGGAAGAAATAGGAGCCGGACCGGCCAGTGGTTCGTTCCAGACAGCCGGGATGGTGATCGTTCCGTGTAGTATGAAAACGATTGCCGGCATCCACAGCGGCTATGCGGAAAACCTTCTTCTTCGTGCAGCCGATGTGACGATCAAAGAACAGCGACCGCTGGTACTTGCAGCAAGAGAGGCACCACTCAGTCCGATTCATCTCCGGAATCTGCAGGAACTTTCGATGATGCCGGGCGTTCGGATCATTCCGCCGATGATGACTTTCTATCATTGTCCGGAGAGTATTGATGAAATGGTCTATCATCTGGCTGCAAAATTGCTGGAACCTTTTGGCATCGAGGCAAAGGAGTATCGAAGATGGACGGGATTATAG
- a CDS encoding UbiD family decarboxylase: MEQKVRDLRSALKLLESMPGQLVETDVEVDPMAELAGVYRYVGAGGTVKRPTKEGPAMIFNKVKGHPDAKVAIGLLASRKRVAALLDCQPEDLGKMLYESVANPIPPIVTKAAAPCQEVVHKATDPDFDLYRLVPAPTNTPDDAGPYITLGMCYATHPDTGVHDVTIHRLCIQGKDELSIFFTPGARHIGAMAERAEALGQKLPISISIGVDPAIEIGSCFEPPTTPLGYDELSVAGALRKEPVVLCDCVTVKERAIANAEYVIEGEVIPGVRVQEDQNSHTGYAMPEFPGYTGPASDQCWLIKVTAVTHRKNPIMQTCIGPSEEHVSMAGIPTEASIYGMVEKAMPGRLQNVYCCSAGGGKYMAVLQFKKLTASDEGRQRQAALLAFSAFSELKHVFLVDEDVDCFDMSDVLWAMNTRFQGDADIITIPGVRCHPLDPSNDPTCSSSIRDHGIACKTIFDCTVPYDQKHRFERANFMEVDSEKWLKHTDK, from the coding sequence ATGGAACAGAAAGTAAGAGATTTGAGAAGTGCCCTGAAGCTTCTGGAAAGTATGCCGGGGCAGCTGGTTGAGACGGATGTGGAAGTAGATCCAATGGCAGAACTGGCCGGTGTGTATCGTTATGTGGGAGCCGGTGGAACCGTAAAACGACCGACAAAAGAAGGTCCGGCGATGATATTTAACAAGGTAAAAGGTCACCCGGACGCAAAAGTAGCGATCGGACTTCTGGCGAGCAGAAAAAGAGTGGCAGCACTGCTGGACTGCCAGCCGGAAGATCTTGGCAAGATGTTATACGAAAGTGTGGCAAATCCAATTCCTCCGATAGTCACGAAGGCGGCAGCACCGTGTCAGGAAGTGGTACATAAAGCGACAGATCCTGATTTTGACTTGTACCGTCTGGTTCCGGCACCGACCAATACACCGGATGATGCAGGTCCGTATATCACTCTTGGTATGTGTTATGCCACCCATCCGGATACCGGCGTTCACGATGTGACGATTCATCGTCTGTGCATTCAGGGCAAAGATGAATTATCGATTTTCTTTACACCGGGAGCAAGACATATCGGAGCGATGGCAGAACGTGCAGAGGCACTGGGACAGAAATTGCCAATCTCGATCAGTATCGGTGTGGATCCGGCGATTGAGATCGGATCCTGTTTTGAGCCGCCGACAACACCGCTTGGCTATGATGAGCTTTCGGTTGCCGGAGCTCTTCGGAAAGAACCGGTTGTTCTGTGCGACTGTGTTACCGTAAAAGAACGTGCCATTGCCAATGCGGAATATGTCATAGAGGGTGAAGTGATTCCGGGTGTCCGCGTACAGGAAGATCAGAACAGCCATACCGGATATGCGATGCCGGAATTTCCGGGATATACCGGACCGGCAAGCGATCAGTGCTGGCTGATCAAAGTAACCGCTGTTACCCATCGGAAGAACCCGATCATGCAGACCTGTATCGGACCAAGTGAAGAACATGTTTCCATGGCAGGTATTCCGACAGAGGCAAGTATCTACGGAATGGTAGAAAAAGCGATGCCGGGCAGATTGCAGAATGTATACTGCTGTTCCGCAGGTGGTGGAAAATACATGGCAGTTTTGCAGTTTAAGAAACTGACAGCCAGCGATGAGGGAAGACAGCGACAGGCTGCGTTGCTGGCATTTTCGGCATTCAGTGAGCTGAAACATGTATTTCTGGTGGATGAAGATGTTGACTGTTTTGATATGAGTGATGTACTGTGGGCGATGAATACCCGTTTTCAGGGGGATGCAGATATTATTACGATTCCGGGGGTTCGCTGTCATCCGCTGGATCCGTCCAATGATCCGACCTGTTCTTCCAGCATCCGGGATCATGGAATTGCCTGCAAGACGATTTTTGACTGTACCGTGCCATATGATCAGAAACATCGGTTTGAACGTGCAAACTTTATGGAAGTGGATTCGGAAAAATGGCTGAAACACACCGATAAATAA
- a CDS encoding LysR family transcriptional regulator, whose product MTFEQIDCFIAAVHADTFFDAAELLHTTQSTLSKQIQKLEKELNLQLFDRSRRNAVLTPAGELFYQEAQELSRQYRQMLYRMSLYQTAKEQQLSVGTLPVLSQYHLTGSFRLFQKEHPEISLALTEVEESELMEGIEKKRFAMILARESMIDTEHYHFFPIATDRICVMLPADHPLATRQKLSVTALTDQSFLLMHPYTSIYQLCMQIFQNAGIHPSILRTARVESLISAVAVGEGISLFAESNFRLFQHEGVISVPLEESPVLRIGFAYKKAREYTLAMDCFLHFMANAQNSQQ is encoded by the coding sequence ATGACTTTTGAACAGATTGACTGCTTTATTGCTGCCGTACACGCAGATACCTTTTTTGATGCGGCAGAATTGCTCCATACAACCCAGTCTACTCTTTCCAAACAGATTCAGAAGCTGGAAAAAGAATTGAATCTTCAACTCTTTGACCGCAGCCGTCGAAATGCAGTGCTGACACCCGCCGGAGAACTTTTTTATCAGGAAGCCCAGGAACTTTCCCGGCAATACCGGCAGATGCTTTACCGGATGTCTCTGTATCAGACTGCCAAGGAACAGCAATTATCTGTGGGAACGCTTCCTGTACTCTCTCAGTATCATCTTACCGGAAGTTTCCGCCTGTTTCAGAAAGAACACCCAGAGATTTCTCTTGCTCTTACCGAGGTGGAAGAAAGCGAATTAATGGAAGGCATCGAAAAAAAGCGATTTGCCATGATTCTTGCCAGAGAATCTATGATCGATACGGAACATTATCATTTTTTTCCTATTGCAACCGACCGGATCTGTGTCATGCTTCCGGCAGATCATCCACTGGCAACACGACAAAAGCTTTCTGTTACAGCACTGACCGATCAGTCTTTTCTGCTGATGCACCCATACACATCCATTTATCAGCTGTGTATGCAGATTTTTCAAAATGCAGGTATTCATCCGTCGATTCTTCGCACTGCACGCGTAGAGTCTTTAATCAGTGCCGTTGCTGTCGGAGAAGGTATCAGCCTTTTTGCAGAGAGCAATTTTCGTCTGTTTCAACATGAGGGCGTGATATCTGTTCCGTTGGAAGAATCACCGGTACTCCGGATTGGATTTGCATATAAAAAAGCCAGAGAATATACTCTGGCCATGGATTGTTTTTTACATTTTATGGCAAATGCACAAAATTCACAACAATAG
- a CDS encoding glycyl-radical enzyme activating protein, with translation MIEKDAVYFEMSNGGVTFGGGEPLLYADFIRAFHQQYPEWNIDVQTSLNVLAYEIEKLIDVVDVWHIDVKDMNSRIYEFYTGCSNENVIHNLKMLCTQIPQSKIKVRVPRIQGYNCEKDIAYSIQVLRKMGIENIEEFDYLVC, from the coding sequence ATGATTGAAAAAGATGCGGTTTATTTTGAAATGTCAAATGGAGGGGTTACATTTGGCGGAGGAGAGCCACTATTATATGCTGATTTTATTCGAGCATTTCATCAACAATATCCAGAATGGAACATAGATGTTCAAACCTCTCTAAATGTATTGGCATATGAGATAGAAAAGCTTATTGATGTTGTAGACGTGTGGCACATTGATGTTAAAGATATGAATTCACGAATATATGAATTTTATACTGGATGTTCTAATGAAAATGTAATTCATAATCTAAAGATGTTATGTACACAAATTCCGCAATCCAAGATAAAAGTGAGAGTTCCTCGGATACAAGGATATAACTGTGAAAAAGATATTGCATACTCTATTCAAGTATTAAGAAAGATGGGGATTGAAAATATCGAAGAATTTGATTATCTAGTTTGTTAA
- a CDS encoding excinuclease ABC subunit UvrA yields the protein MNNHDNNPKYIQIRGARVHNLKNINVDIPLHQIVGIAGVSGSGKSSLALGVLYAEGSRRYLESLSTYTRRRMTGAAKAQVDEVLYVPAALALHQRPGIPGIRSTFGTGTELLNSLRLMYSRLASHRCPNGHYVEPTLKVAAEQEILCPICGEQVQPPSAEELAFNSQGACPECGGTGRVRTVNIDSLVPDDSISIDDGAVAPWNSLMWSLMTDVCREMGVRTDIPFRELTEKEKDIVYHGPAEKKHIFYKAKNSNQAGELDFTYYNAVYTVENALAKVKDEKGMKRVEKFLKEEICPQCQGSRLSEKARAPKLRGIGLAEACQMTLKDLVVWVADVPDSLPEEMRPMAEAICESFQTAAKRLIDLGLSYLSLDRAAATLSTGERQRMQLARAVRNRTTGVLYVLDEPSIGLHPSNINGLNAVMHDLIADGNSVLLVDHDTQILSEADWIVEMGPEAGNGGGYVIAEGTIPEITKNPASMIGPFLAQKTNLPVREQTHAENMFDLGVIHLSTNAIHTVKPLEVDIPKGRLTVVTGVSGSGKTTMVLESLIPGLEAALNGETLPEHVKNVSAEGISHVKLIDASPIGINIRSTVATYANVHDELRKIYAKTDDAKRMKYKAKDFSYNTGNLRCPACDGTGQITLDVQFLPDVDVVCPECKGSRYAKAAWQVCYEKKPGKRYSLPQMMAMDVNTALQAAGDWKVVRQRLEVLRDLGLGYLTLGEATPGLSGGEAQRLKLASEMGKGQSDSVFVFDEPTIGLHPLDVKTLLQVFQALVDQGATVIVIEHDLDVIRNADYIIDMGPEGGEAGGRIVALGTPEQVAENKNSVTGEFIRRR from the coding sequence ATGAACAATCACGATAACAACCCCAAATACATCCAAATCCGAGGTGCCAGAGTCCACAACCTGAAGAACATAAACGTAGATATCCCCCTGCACCAGATCGTAGGCATCGCAGGTGTGTCCGGCTCCGGGAAGTCGTCGTTGGCGTTGGGGGTGTTGTATGCGGAGGGATCCAGGAGGTATCTGGAATCGCTTTCTACTTATACGCGAAGACGTATGACGGGTGCGGCGAAGGCACAGGTGGATGAAGTTTTGTATGTACCGGCGGCACTTGCGCTGCATCAGCGGCCGGGAATTCCGGGAATCCGGAGTACGTTTGGCACGGGAACGGAGCTTTTGAACAGTCTGCGGCTGATGTATTCGAGGCTGGCTTCGCATCGGTGTCCCAATGGGCATTATGTGGAGCCGACATTAAAAGTGGCAGCGGAGCAGGAGATTCTTTGCCCAATCTGTGGGGAGCAGGTGCAGCCGCCGAGTGCGGAAGAACTTGCGTTTAATTCTCAGGGTGCATGCCCGGAATGTGGTGGTACCGGGCGAGTACGGACGGTAAATATTGATTCTCTGGTACCTGATGATTCGATCAGTATCGATGACGGGGCGGTTGCACCGTGGAACAGTCTGATGTGGTCACTGATGACGGATGTATGTCGGGAAATGGGTGTGCGCACGGATATTCCGTTTCGCGAGCTGACGGAGAAAGAAAAAGATATTGTTTATCACGGGCCGGCGGAAAAGAAACATATTTTTTATAAAGCAAAGAATTCGAACCAGGCAGGAGAACTGGATTTTACCTATTATAATGCGGTGTATACTGTGGAAAATGCCCTTGCTAAAGTAAAAGATGAAAAGGGCATGAAACGTGTGGAAAAATTCCTGAAAGAAGAGATCTGCCCGCAGTGTCAGGGAAGCAGACTTTCCGAAAAAGCGAGAGCACCGAAACTTCGAGGCATCGGACTGGCGGAGGCGTGTCAGATGACTTTAAAAGATTTGGTTGTGTGGGTTGCCGATGTTCCGGATTCTCTGCCGGAGGAAATGCGTCCGATGGCAGAGGCAATCTGCGAATCTTTTCAGACAGCTGCAAAAAGACTGATAGATCTGGGACTTTCTTACCTGTCTCTTGACAGAGCCGCCGCTACATTATCTACTGGGGAGCGGCAGCGGATGCAGCTGGCGAGAGCTGTGAGAAACCGTACGACAGGTGTGCTGTACGTGTTGGATGAGCCTTCGATCGGATTACATCCTTCCAATATTAATGGATTGAATGCCGTAATGCATGATCTGATCGCAGATGGTAATTCGGTTCTTCTGGTGGATCACGATACGCAGATTCTGTCGGAAGCTGACTGGATCGTGGAGATGGGACCGGAGGCAGGAAATGGCGGCGGATATGTGATCGCAGAGGGAACGATTCCGGAGATTACAAAGAATCCGGCTTCCATGATTGGTCCGTTTTTAGCGCAGAAAACGAATTTGCCGGTACGGGAACAGACGCATGCTGAAAATATGTTTGATCTGGGAGTTATCCATCTTTCTACCAATGCGATCCATACGGTAAAACCTCTGGAAGTCGATATTCCAAAAGGCAGGCTGACCGTTGTGACCGGTGTGTCCGGCTCTGGCAAGACTACGATGGTACTGGAAAGCCTGATTCCGGGACTGGAGGCAGCATTGAACGGAGAGACATTGCCGGAACACGTGAAAAATGTTTCTGCGGAGGGGATTTCCCATGTGAAACTGATCGATGCGTCACCGATTGGAATCAACATTCGTTCTACCGTGGCAACGTATGCCAATGTGCATGATGAACTTCGAAAGATTTACGCAAAAACTGACGATGCAAAAAGGATGAAATACAAGGCAAAGGATTTTTCCTATAATACCGGAAATCTCAGATGTCCGGCATGTGATGGAACAGGGCAGATCACACTGGATGTACAGTTTTTGCCGGATGTAGATGTGGTGTGTCCGGAATGTAAAGGATCTCGGTATGCGAAAGCGGCATGGCAGGTTTGCTATGAAAAGAAACCGGGGAAAAGGTATTCGCTGCCGCAGATGATGGCGATGGATGTGAACACAGCACTACAGGCGGCAGGAGACTGGAAAGTGGTGCGGCAGCGGCTGGAAGTACTGCGAGATCTTGGGCTTGGCTATCTGACCCTGGGAGAGGCGACACCGGGACTGTCCGGTGGGGAAGCACAGAGACTGAAACTTGCCAGTGAGATGGGAAAAGGGCAGTCCGATTCCGTCTTCGTGTTCGATGAACCGACGATTGGATTACATCCATTGGACGTAAAGACACTGCTTCAGGTGTTCCAGGCACTTGTGGATCAGGGGGCAACCGTAATCGTGATCGAACACGATCTGGATGTGATCCGAAACGCAGATTATATCATAGATATGGGTCCGGAAGGCGGCGAAGCAGGCGGAAGAATCGTTGCCTTGGGAACACCGGAGCAGGTTGCAGAAAATAAGAATAGCGTTACCGGGGAATTCATACGTCGAAGATAA
- a CDS encoding pyridoxamine 5'-phosphate oxidase family protein, with protein sequence METVLQFLKDAETYYLATVEGNQPRVRPFGTAHIFEGKLYIQTGKVKDVSKQLHANPKAEICAFKGGEWIRVAGELVEDDRVEARQSMLDAYPSLQKMYAADDGNTEVFYFKNATATISAFTHEPEVITF encoded by the coding sequence ATGGAGACAGTATTACAATTTTTAAAAGACGCAGAGACATATTATCTGGCAACTGTAGAGGGTAATCAACCGAGAGTTCGTCCTTTTGGAACAGCTCATATTTTTGAGGGCAAGCTGTATATCCAGACCGGAAAAGTGAAAGATGTCTCAAAACAGTTACATGCCAATCCGAAAGCTGAGATCTGTGCTTTTAAGGGTGGTGAATGGATCCGTGTGGCTGGCGAACTGGTAGAGGATGATCGTGTGGAAGCAAGACAGTCCATGCTGGATGCATATCCGAGTTTACAGAAAATGTATGCCGCAGATGATGGCAATACAGAAGTTTTTTATTTTAAGAATGCAACCGCAACGATTTCTGCATTTACGCATGAACCGGAAGTGATTACTTTTTAA